A region of the Stutzerimonas stutzeri genome:
CTGGAGAAATTTGCCCGGGCTAAGGGTTTTGCTGCCCGAAAGTTTGTGCAGTGTGTCGATGCGCACCGGGTAGGGGGCTGCATGGGTCGAATAATATCCGTGCAGCCACTGCGCCAGGGGGCTCCCGCTCAGCATGCCTCTGACCCCCCAGTGAATCAGGGTGTACTGGTCACTGGCGAATAGCTTGATGATGCTGGGGTTGAGGCTCAGGGCAAGCGGTTTATTGCCGTCGAGGCCATCAGTCTTAGTGAGGTTGCCCTCATATACACACGAGGCAGTACGGATCGACAGCTCGCAGCTGCTGAGGCGCAGCAGTCTGTGTTTCAGGCTAGCTCTGCTAGGGCCCGTGTCCGTGATGTCCAGACCTTTTAGCAGGGCGTATATGCTCGTGTGGAGCTCCTGATCCAGGGGGTGATTGCGCAGCAGGTGTAGCTGCGCAGCCCAAAGGTCTAGGTCGCTCTGATCGAGCTGTTCTCCGCTGAAGGTCAGTGCAATACCAGCCTGCGAGTTGATCGTAGCTCCATCCAGTATGGCTCGTTGGCCCTTGCCTATCACTGCAAACAAAGCCGAGCGCAGGACTGCGTTGGGTAACGCTCGATATGCCTCACTCCAATGGGGCAGGCGAGCTACCTGGACATGAAGCGCGGCTGAAGTTGCGGCGCGGGCCTTGGACTCAAGTTGGCGCGCCTTGATGAGCGCCCCCATCAACCCTGATCCCGCTTCTCAATCTGAGCCCGGAGCCATGCCTCAATTTCGGCGACGATGTAGTAACACGTTGCTTGCCGATGTGCCCCATCCTTGATCGGTTTGGGGAAAGTTGCGTCCTTTTTGCGCAGTTTGTCCAGTCCAGATCTCGACAGATCGAGATGCTCAATCAGGCTGGATTGGCGGATCAATGTTTTCTGCGTGTCTAGATGCATCTGAGCGTCTCCTGGGTGATGACGCTCGCTAAGTTATGCATCTCGATGTGCCCGCACACTACTGTCGGGGTGCATGGCAGTAGCTGTTTCTAGCTGTCGAATTTGCTGATGGATGGAGCTTTGTAGCTGCGAAGCCAGTTCCGTTCTTGCTCGTCTAGGCCGTGGCACCTGAATGTGCAGGTTGGTAGTTCAATGGTGCAGGGCAGTGTCCATAGCTCATTTGGAGTCCAGATCGGCTCTCTTGCATTCTTGCTAGTCAGCTGTGGTGCAAGTTTGCCGAGCTCCTTTCCCAGACTCAGTTGCTGTAGATACGAATCCGGGCTGATGGGCGTGGCGAGGTTTGCGGTCGACTGGACATGGATTTGGAGAGCTGCCCAGAAATGGGCTACGGTCATGTAGGCTGACCATGCTCGCCGGATAGATCTCTCTCCGGGGGCTATTCTGCCTCCTAACGAGTTTCGGGCCTCCTGGAAATACTGGGTTCCTAAGTGGATTGCTTTGTTGACGCTGGCATCTTCGCCACTGGCAGTCAGCTTGATCAGATTTAGAAGGATCTCGCCGGCAACCGATCCCCGTATGGCGAGACTTTCCATGGCATCCGTTCCTGCAGAGGTAGGGCTTTCGAGCAGATCCTTGAGCACCTCGACGGGGACTGATTCAAGCCCATCATCGTTCGCACAGCGGAGCGTGTACTCGGCCATTTTTCGTGCGAGATATGCGTTTCTCAGTTTTTCGTCTGCGGGGTGCAGCATGTATGCCGTAACTTCGAACGGAAGAAAGGCTGCTTCATAAGGTGCATGGAATTTCATCACTGGCATGCAGTATCGCTCACTCTCTGGTGCGGTTTGCTTCGATGAGTAGACCGGCGTTGGCGCTCACGCGCGCTTGATCTTCACCACGTTGCCAGCGGCCAGTCTGTCAAGATGATCGGCATACCACTGCATCATGATTTTGCGTTGCTCTAGGTAAGTGCTTTTGTCGTAGACGCCTCGGACGCCTTCTTTTACATGCGAGAGCTGAGCTTCAACGTGCTGTGAGTCGAAGCCATTCTCGTTGAGGATGGTGCTGGCCAGATGGCGGAAACCATGGCCTGTCTGCCGACCTTCGTAACCCAGGCGACGCAAGGCCATCAGAAAAACGGTGTTGCTACGTGGCTTGGTTGTGTCGCTGCGCCCGGGGAAAAGAAGCTGGTAGTTCCCTGTGATGTTGTGTAGATCTCGAAGCAGTGCAATAGCTTGGCTGGGCAAAGGTATAAGGTGTTCGCGGCGACGCTTCATGCGTTCAGCGGGAATCAGCCATAACCCGGCATCCAGATCGAACTCCTGCCAGCGTGCTTCGCGTAGCTCCGAGGGGCGGCAGGCAAGCATCGTGAGTAGCTGCAGGCCAAGACGCACGTCTGTTGCGTGAGGGTAGGAGCGGATGGCCCTCAGCAGTGCGGGCAGTTCATCTAGGGATACATGGGCGAAATTTTCGACAGGCTTGGTCAGAAGGAACTTATGCAAGCCTTCGAGCGGGTTGTGGGTGGCGCGTCCGGTAACCCTGGCGAGATCGTAGACTTCTCTGCACATGCCGCGAACGCGACTCGTCTGCTCGACGATGCCTGTCTCTTCCATGGCTCGCAGGAAATTCATCCATTCCATCGGCAGAATGCTGGTGAACGGCCGTTTACCGAACACGGGGAAAACGTGCTTTTCCAGTGCTCCGATGGTTCGGACAGCAGTTCCTTCTGTCCAGGTCTTGCATTTGGCGCTGTACCACTCGCGCGCCAGGCGCTCGAAGGTGTTGTTGGCTGCCTCTAGCTCGGCTGCTTTCTGGGCTTGTTTGGTTGCCAGAACGCTACCGCCTTTCGCCGTGTTGTCGCGTAGTTCGCGAACTTTGCGGCGAGCCTGTTCGCCGGTCAGTTGGTGGTCGCCAGTGCCGTAACCGCCAAGACCTAGCCATGACCACTTGCCATCCGCCTTTTTGTAGCGCAGCTGCCAAGACTTCGAGCCGTCCGGCTTAACGCGAAAGTACAGGCCGTCACCGTCCAGTTCCCGGTATTCCTTTGGTTCAGGCTCCAGGCTGGCAAGTACGGTATCGGCCAGCGGGCGCCGCTTGATCTGGCTGCGCTTCACTCGTGTATCCCCTCGGTTCACTTTTTGTCAAAGGATACACGGCGGGATACACGGTGGGCAATTGTATAGGGGCGCGTTCAGGGACATGCAGATACAAGAAAGCCCGCACGGGGCGGGCTTTTCAGGGTGTTTCCGGTCATGTGGGAACATGTGGAAACTTACATTTGGTGGAGCCGGGGGGATTTGAACCCCCGTCCGCCAGCTCTCCGCTATCGGTTCTACATGCTTAGCCAGATCTACTGAGTTAACTCCGCGCCGCCCGATTGGCAGGGTGCTTGGAGCGAGCTGTATGAGTTTTAGCCGTTACGTCTACAGCGAACTTGGCGGCGATCCTGTTCTGTCTGACAGTCATTTCGGGTTTACAGGCATCCCCTAGTGACCGCTGGAGCCGAAGCTACCAGATGAAGGTTAGGCGGCTAGCGCGTACCCTTCGTAGTTGTCGTCGTTGGCAACTATAAGTTTGCAACAGTTTATTTACGAGTTCTGTTACCAACTCGGCATGCCCCTCAAGTTTTGTTACCGGCGTCGAATCCTAATCGGCCCCTGGTGACGCTTGTGGTGCTGGACGCGAGTGTACGGCGATCTTTACGCGCTGTCGATCAGTTTGTAGCCATGCTGGTTATAAAACGTACAGCTGGCCGCGGCAGGATCGCTGGTGCGACCCCGCCGCCTTGGCTCAGTTACCGGAGCCGGAGCCTGCAGTGCCGCTGCTGCCCGAGCTGCCTGGGCCTTTAAGCTCTTGCAGGGCTTTGGTGGAGTGCGCGATGCAGGCCTCAGTGTCACCGGACTGCTGAGCCTCGCGGGCTTGTTTGACGTACTCGTCGACTTTGCTCTTGGCCGGCTCACCCAGAGTGGCGGTGTTGGTGGCCATGTTGTCGTCGATTTCCTGCAGGTTGATCTGGCACAGGTCTTGTGCGAAGACAGCCGGGCTAGCGAGCAGTACCGCGGATGCAAGCAGTGCATGAACTTTCATTGTGGGGCCTCCAGTCTTGTGGACTTCCCGGGCCTGCCTGATAACAGCTGAAGCGGCGGCGCCGAGTCGAATAGAACCCGTCACGGGCTCTAAAAATCCGACTGCGATTGCGCGTGAGCGTTCATCGAAGCGACACAAACGAAGCGGCCCCGCTCTCTTGAGCGGGGCCGTGGTGCGCGGGTTAGAGCGGCTGGGCCGCTGTTTTGCTGCGCGTGACGCGGTCTACCAGATAGACCAGTCCGTGGTAGTCGATCTGGCCATGACGGGACAGGCCGATCTCGCAGGTGCGGCTGGTGGAGATGCCTTCATCGCAGATCTGCACCGCATCTTTCAGGCTGCGCAGGGCGTGGCCGTTGAGCTCCGGGGTGGTGAAGCCTTTGTCTCCGGCGAAACCGCAGCAATGAATGCCTTCGGGCACCACAACCTCCTTGGCGCAGCGTCGAGCGATGTCGATCAGTGCCTGTGCTTCCCCAAGGTGCTGGGTGCTGCAGGTGACGTGCACGGCGATCGCCTTTTCCTGCGGGACGAAGTCCAGCTTGTCGAGCAGGTGCGTGCGGATGAAGCGTACCGGGTCGTACATGTCGAGGCGCTGATCGGTCAGGCCCTGGACCAGGCGCAGCGTGCAGGGGCTGGTGTCGCAGTAGATCGGGTCGAGCCCGCCGCGACTGGCCTTGAGCAGCGCATCGAGCATCTCCTGGCGCTTGCGTTCGCCCTGTTCGGCATAGCCCTTGGAGGCGAACGGCTGGCCGCAGCACAGGTCGTTCAACTGTTCGGGGAAGATCACCTGGTAGCCGGCCTTTTCCAGCAGGCCGCGGGTCTTGTCGAGCAGCGGCTCCTGTTCCTGATCACGCGCCGCCGGGCCCATGGCACGGGAAACGCAGGCGGCCAGATAGACAACGCGCGGACGCTCATCCTGAGCGGCGGGCTGGGGCAGGTGCAGGCGCTGCAGGGGCTGCGGCATGGCCGGTGTCCATTGCGGGACGCGGCCCTTGCTGACGTTGCTCATGCTCGCGGACAGCTTGGCCAGGCGCTTGGTGCCGAGGATGATGTGCGCGCCGTTGGCGGCATGCAGCATGAAGCGGGTGCCCTGTACGGCGGTGCTGAAATGGTCGGCCAGCCAGTTGGCGGTTCCGGTTTTGCTCGCTTCACGTCCGCGCAGCTTGCGCACCAAGTCGCCGGTGTTGATGCCGACCGGGCAGCGCTGGGCACAGAGGCCGGTGGCGGCGCAGGTCTCGACGCCGTGGTAGTGGTAGAGGCGTTCGATTTCCGTGGTATCGACACCGGCGCGCTTGCGCGCCTGGATATCGCGCCAGATGACGATACGCTGGCGCGGCGTCAGGGTCAGCCCGTTGGATGGGCAGACCGGCTCGCAAAAGCCGCACTCGATGCACTTGTCGACGATCTCGTCGGCGGCGGGCATCGGCTTGAGGTTCTTCAGGTGGATGTCCGGGTCTTCGGAGAGCACCACGTCCGGATTGAGAATGCCGGTGGGGTCGAGCAGGCGCTTGATCTTCCACATCAGCGCGTAGGCTTCGCTGCCCCATTCCAGCTCGACGAAGGGCGCCATGTTGCGCCCGGTGCCGTGTTCGGCCTTGAGCGCACCGCCGAATTCGACGGCAACCAGCTGTGCCACTTCGCCCATGAAGGCTTCGTAACGGGCGACCTGCGCCGGATCATCGAAGCCCTGGGTGAAGACGAAGTGCAGATTGCCCTCCAGCGCGTGGCCGAAGAGGATCGCTTCGTCGTAGCGGTGCTTGTCGAGCAATTCGATCAGCCGGTTGACGCCCTCTGCTAGGCGCTCGACGGGGAAGGTCACGTCCTCGATGATCACCGTGGTGCCGGTCTGGCGCACGGCGCCGACCGCTGGGAAGGT
Encoded here:
- the trfA gene encoding plasmid replication initiator TrfA — encoded protein: MGALIKARQLESKARAATSAALHVQVARLPHWSEAYRALPNAVLRSALFAVIGKGQRAILDGATINSQAGIALTFSGEQLDQSDLDLWAAQLHLLRNHPLDQELHTSIYALLKGLDITDTGPSRASLKHRLLRLSSCELSIRTASCVYEGNLTKTDGLDGNKPLALSLNPSIIKLFASDQYTLIHWGVRGMLSGSPLAQWLHGYYSTHAAPYPVRIDTLHKLSGSKTLSPGKFLQLLRRALDKLTLASAEHGQKFTYQIDGELVRVDKRPSPAQQRHLSKRQNRTVTAGKPYRHSG
- a CDS encoding tyrosine-type recombinase/integrase; its protein translation is MKRSQIKRRPLADTVLASLEPEPKEYRELDGDGLYFRVKPDGSKSWQLRYKKADGKWSWLGLGGYGTGDHQLTGEQARRKVRELRDNTAKGGSVLATKQAQKAAELEAANNTFERLAREWYSAKCKTWTEGTAVRTIGALEKHVFPVFGKRPFTSILPMEWMNFLRAMEETGIVEQTSRVRGMCREVYDLARVTGRATHNPLEGLHKFLLTKPVENFAHVSLDELPALLRAIRSYPHATDVRLGLQLLTMLACRPSELREARWQEFDLDAGLWLIPAERMKRRREHLIPLPSQAIALLRDLHNITGNYQLLFPGRSDTTKPRSNTVFLMALRRLGYEGRQTGHGFRHLASTILNENGFDSQHVEAQLSHVKEGVRGVYDKSTYLEQRKIMMQWYADHLDRLAAGNVVKIKRA
- a CDS encoding FAD-binding and (Fe-S)-binding domain-containing protein, giving the protein MNAAAQLERAPLPNAFIREVERLIPVERRFDDPLSTLAFGTDASFYRLIPKLVVRVESEAEVIALLKLAHAEDVPVTFRAAGTSLSGQAISDSVLIVLGDNWNGREIRNGGEQIRLQPGVIGANANAVLAPFQRKIGPDPASINAAKIGGIVANNSSGMCCGTAQNTYKTLAGLRVVLADGTVVDSEDAASVAAFRNSHAALLEQLAELGRETRANTELAAKIRHKYRLKNTTGFSLNALVDYDEPLDILNHLMVGSEGTLGFISAVTYDTVPDHPHKASALVVFPDVETCCLAVPVLKQQPVSAVELLDRRSLRSVEHKAGMPEWVKELSPTACALLIESRAASQSLLHEQINLIMTSIAHFPVEKQVDFSEDPVVYNQLWKIRKDTFPAVGAVRQTGTTVIIEDVTFPVERLAEGVNRLIELLDKHRYDEAILFGHALEGNLHFVFTQGFDDPAQVARYEAFMGEVAQLVAVEFGGALKAEHGTGRNMAPFVELEWGSEAYALMWKIKRLLDPTGILNPDVVLSEDPDIHLKNLKPMPAADEIVDKCIECGFCEPVCPSNGLTLTPRQRIVIWRDIQARKRAGVDTTEIERLYHYHGVETCAATGLCAQRCPVGINTGDLVRKLRGREASKTGTANWLADHFSTAVQGTRFMLHAANGAHIILGTKRLAKLSASMSNVSKGRVPQWTPAMPQPLQRLHLPQPAAQDERPRVVYLAACVSRAMGPAARDQEQEPLLDKTRGLLEKAGYQVIFPEQLNDLCCGQPFASKGYAEQGERKRQEMLDALLKASRGGLDPIYCDTSPCTLRLVQGLTDQRLDMYDPVRFIRTHLLDKLDFVPQEKAIAVHVTCSTQHLGEAQALIDIARRCAKEVVVPEGIHCCGFAGDKGFTTPELNGHALRSLKDAVQICDEGISTSRTCEIGLSRHGQIDYHGLVYLVDRVTRSKTAAQPL
- a CDS encoding helix-turn-helix transcriptional regulator produces the protein MHLDTQKTLIRQSSLIEHLDLSRSGLDKLRKKDATFPKPIKDGAHRQATCYYIVAEIEAWLRAQIEKRDQG